The following are encoded in a window of Vespa crabro chromosome 2, iyVesCrab1.2, whole genome shotgun sequence genomic DNA:
- the LOC124433006 gene encoding probable serine/threonine-protein kinase kinX gives MSLLNVRVKKARFVCEEAEDFNSYVTLKLQNVKSTTVTVKGANPSWEQDFLFETNDMNAGLLVEVWCKGFLWDRFLGYYFIPLSEVSYMNEVTSNKTFETSALKQEQRVSSDNNSNTQPFGDTRTEGSGQWVGLDSELEMRGAEIIGTKKPTGHSLLIDCRLELPYVSDQSGKSDRRTGWKALLTSETAMQLRAARPMCGSDPENTEAADLQRKLEMLNNMMDQEARAEQARRQILYNIGHSGYSEDSDYTSDLNYPVGGQGANSSASQFRSAANQLATPQRSLETSRENSYERDDHQIPTTVGGRIVGSVCYGGGYASQSHSPRYDEPYPEEGPPQRYSLQHSSECSEPLFYNSRPRHYKEYRRRKHTWDYEDSQDGWYSEGYDYHGTRLDDTRIYSDTEYYPSSTTTTSRRRAHRRPSLERQMTLYDEHSYFTDGYSSDGRTSKMNATYPECQTDIRYNEYYDAITGLDYQDERYGQDDEDRQWDSGGKWYSGTSTYYENKRNRKTLPQRPASSIGIHRPDYRPTVIRQRSYESEELDYSGHGRRRKAIQPQQRPISRQEGTGKKLPPTPTKPSNVVVNRKLASLPATPSRQLPKTRTPSEESYYKSDYNEDYNYAYRSQDNLPQDNSYPANLYATHQDSLDQAPPHISGKNRYTDVSQDNQYASTYVGQLDDTYAYRQDSQTQDAYDQSYVQNSYKDEYRQSYVQDKNVDIYQKTYEDTTYPNASQANDQYTVLSNDQYTNISNDRYDKGQDMIIENNYQVENYDRNNVEYQETYNQEDSYQKQYDGYVPSTVYDQNNVSNAYNQYQQYDSEYNISTSTDYQNTYQDNTYNEVPVTTQDNYQDAYIKQQQGDYTNYEVPYTKEETVPTTYQNDYQNRYENYQEEQYDESVYPDSYQESYQESYQDSYEERYKDGPVAITERRQSEVPELSVTTPKGQTKTNGYQSSESEYLYNQENEQVSQIGASRRKKLGKREPSPLLQQNTDSLESRDDELKDSFETAVSSVESSQPRKAYSEYSTAGDSSPAAATLVDSPQSTTQPLTSMVNHVASMDNHVSSSSIITVTATVHSTSAATNGKRLARTESYLEEAIEDEEYPEIIPTEPQRKDSQLSHQSQLSQHSSQKPKLTRGDSYASDHFPDESYSRRGSYAQATRKESVSSVTQEPPFKPPLTRTDSYQNRGTGYAQNFSAPQPITRAESYQRGYFKDQETIDESEITLSNQVNGEYKMRDETLDRYERGEEGMIRSSREDSLADAYKTSSPPLSHIDSPRGSITKQASLEESVQMDTPPRSPPEPPPDEELLEMVGAVPVPTQLKERPEIKMTPRQRWHWAYNKIIMQLNIYYGSMIPGNYFQSAICRISRYIELSNGTRLDAFHVPCAMCCSSV, from the exons TGAAGAAGGCGCGGTTCGTCTGCGAGGAAG CGGAGGACTTCAATTCGTACGTAACGCTGAAACTGCAGAATGTAAAGTCGACGACAGTCACCGTAAAGGGGGCCAATCCAAGCTGGGAGCAAGATTTCTTATT cgaAACAAACGATATGAACGCTGGCCTGCTAGTAGAAGTTTGGTGCAAGGGATTTCTCTGGGATCGTTTTCTCGGTTACTACTTCATCCCACTTTCGGAAGTGTCCTACATGAACGAGGTAACGTCAAATAAGACTTTCGAGACATCGGCGTTAAAGCAAGAGCAACGCGTATCGTCAGATAACAACAGCAATACACAACCATTCGGCGACACTCGGACG GAGGGCTCTGGACAGTGGGTCGGCTTGGATTCCGAGCTCGAAATGAGGGGTGCCGAAATCATTGGCACGAAAAAGCCGACCGGTCACTCTCTACTAATAGACTGTCGATTGGAGCTACCTTACG TGTCTGACCAATCAGGAAAGAGCGATCGGCGAACCGGATGGAAAGCCCTGCTAACGAGCGAAACGGCAATGCAGTTGCGAGCAGCTCGGCCCATGTGTGGCTCAG ACCCGGAGAACACGGAAGCAGCCGATCTGCAGAGGAAACTGGAGATGCTGAACAACATGATGGACCAGGAAGCACGGGCCGAACAGGCACGCCGACagatattatacaatataggCCACT CCGGTTATTCGGAGGATTCCGACTACACGTCGGACCTGAATTATCCAGTTGGTGGACAAGGGGCGAACAGCTCGGCCTCGCAGTTCCGTAGCGCGGCGAATCAATTGGCTACTCCTCAGAGGTCTCTCGAAACCTCCAGGGAAAACAGTTACGAGAGGGACGATCATCAG ATTCCAACGACGGTTGGTGGACGAATAGTCGGCAGCGTTTGTTACGGCGGTGGTTATGCCAGTCAAAGTCATAGTCCGAGATACGACGAGCCGTATCCCGAGGAAGGTCCGCCTCAGCGATATTCCCTACAGCATTCTTCAGAATGTTCCGAGCCACTCTTCTATAATAGTAGACCGAGACATTACAAAGAATACAG ACGACGGAAGCATACATGGGATTACGAGGACAG TCAAGATGGTTGGTACAGCGAGGGCTACGATTATCACGGTACGCGGCTCGACGATACGAGAATTTACAGCGACACCGAGTACTACCCAAGTTCGACGACGACTACGTCGCGAAGAAGAG CTCACAGACGGCCGTCCTTGGAAAGACAGATGACCCTCTACGACGAGCATTCGTACTTCACCGATGGCTATAGCAGCGACGGTAGAACGAGCAAGATGAACGCCACTTATCCGGAATGTCAAACGGACATAAGGTATAACGAGTATTACGACGCTATAACCGGATTAGATTATCAAGACGAAAG GTATGGTCAGGACGACGAGGACAGACAATGGGACAGCGGAGGGAAATGGTATTCGGGGACGAGCACTTATTACGAGAACAAACGAAATAGGAAAACGCTTCCGCAAAGGCCCGCATCGAGTATCGGTATTCATCGACCCGATTACAGGCCGACGGTCATCAGGCAACGTAGTTACGAGTCGGAGGAATTGGACTACAG CGGCCACGGTCGTCGTAGAAAAGCAATTCAGCCGCAGCAACGTCCAATCTCTCGCCAGGAAGGAACCGGCAAGAAGTTACCTCCGACACCGACCAAACCGAGCAACGTCGTCGTTAACCGTAAACTCGCCTCTCTACCTGCTACGCCGAGCAGGCAACTGCCAAAGACTAGAACGCCCTCCGAGGAGAGCTATTACAAGTCTGACTACAACGAGGACTATAATTACGCTTATCGCAGTCAGGATAATTTGCCGCAAGACAATTCTTACCCCGCGAACCTGTACGCCACGCACCAGGATTCTCTCGATCAGGCGCCGCCGCACATTTCTGGCAAGAATCGTTATACCGACGTTAGCCAGGACAATCAATATGCTAGCACTTACGTGGGCCAGCTCGATGATACGTACGCGTATCGGCAAGATTCGCAGACGCAAGACGCCTACGATCAATCCTATGTGCAAAACTCGTACAAGGACGAGTATCGGCAATCGTACGTGCAAGACAAGAATGTAGATATTTATCAGAAAACGTACGAGGACACGACGTATCCTAATGCGAGCCAAGCGAACGACCAATACACCGTTCTATCTAACGATCAGTATACGAATATCTCGAACGATCGGTACGACAAGGGCCAGGACATGATAATTGAGAACAATTATCAAGTTGAGAATTATGATCGGAACAACGTAGAATATCAAGAGACCTATAATCAGGAGGATAGTTATCAAAAACAGTACGATGGTTACGTACCCTCGACCGTCTACGATCAGAATAACGTGTCGAATGCATACAATCAGTATCAGCAATACGATTCCGAGTACAATATCAGTACGTCTACCGATTATCAAAATACTTATCAAGATAATACGTACAATGAAGTGCCTGTTACGACTCAAGATAATTATCAGGATGCTTATATTAAGCAACAGCAAGGCGATTATACGAATTACGAGGTCCCTTATACGAAAGAGGAGACCGTACCGACGACGTATCAAAACGATTATCAAAATCGATATGAAAATTATCAGGAGGAGCAATACGACGAATCCGTATATCCGGACTCTTATCAAGAATCCTATCAGGAATCTTATCAGGATTCTTACGAGGAACGTTACAAGGATGGACCAGTCGCTATCACGGAAAGGAGACAAAGCGAAGTGCCGGAACTTTCCGTTACCACGCCGAAGGGCCAAACAAAAACGAACGGTTATCAGTCTAGCGAGTCGGAATACTTGTACAATCAGGAAAACGAGCAAGTTTCGCAGATAGGTGCGTCTAGGAGAAAGAAGCTCGGTAAGCGCGAGCCCAGTCCGCTTTTGCAACAAAACACGGACTCGCTGGAATCGAGGGACGACGAATTAAAGGATTCCTTCGAAACGGCCGTGAGCTCCGTCGAGAGTAGTCAACCTAGGAAAGCTTACAGCGAGTACTCGACCGCGGGTGACTCTAGTCCTGCCGCGGCCACATTGGTCGACTCGCCTCAGAGTACGACGCAGCCACTTACCAGTATGGTAAATCACGTAGCGAGTATGGATAATCACGTTAGCAGTAGCAGCATCATCACGGTTACGGCGACGGTTCATTCTACGTCTGCTGCGACAAATGGCAAACGATTGGCTCGAACGGAATCGTATCTGGAAGAAGCGATCGAGGACGAGGAGTATCCCGAAATCATTCCGACGGAGCCACAGAGAAAGGATTCCCAATTGTCCCATCAGAGTCAGCTCAGTCAACATTCGAGTCAAAAGCCCAAACTGACGAGAGGCGATTCTTACGCCTCCGATCATTTCCCCGATGAGTCGTACAGTAGAAGAGGATCTTACGCTCAGGCTACCAGAAAGGAGTCCGTATCTTCCGTCACGCAGGAGCCGCCTTTCAAGCCGCCTCTAACGAGAACCGATTCGTATCAGAATAGAGGGACCGGTTATGCCCAAAATTTCAGCGCTCCTCAGCCAATAACAAGAGCCGAGAGTTATCAGAGAGGTTACTTCAAGGATCAGGAGACGATTGACGAGAGCGAGATTACTCTGAGCAATCAGGTCAACGGAGAGTACAAAATGAGGGACGAAACTCTCGACAG GTACGAACGCGGAGAGGAAGGAATGATTCGTAGCTCACGAGAGGACTCGTTGGCAGATGCGTACAAGACGTCTTCACCACCGTTGTCGCATATCGACAGTCCACGCG GGAGTATAACGAAGCAAGCGTCATTGGAGGAGAGCGTTCAAATGGATACGCCGCCGCGAAGTCCACCGGAACCACCGCCCGACGAGGAACTTTTAGAGATGGTCGGTGCCGTGCCGGTCCCAACGCAACTTAAGGAACGGCCAGAGATAAAGATGACACCACGGCAACGTTGGCACTGGGCCTATAACAAGATCATCATGCAATTGAAC